AAAATTTTTCCTCCTGTTTTGTTGTGATTTATTTTAAAAGCTGTTCATACACTCTTTTGTATTCAGCTGCTGAAGTATTCCATGAGTTATCTTGCGTCATTGCCTGGTGAACAATTGCCCTCCACTGCGCTTTGTCCGAGTAAATGGAAAGTGCATACTTTATAATAGCAAAAAGCTCTGCCGGGTCATAGTTTGCAAATGAAAAACCCCAGCCTTCACCTGTGAACTGGTTGTATGGTTTTACGGTGTCTTTTAGCCCTCCTGTTTCGCGCACAATGGGGATGCTGCCATAGCGCATAGCAATTAGCTGGGAGATACCACAGGGTTCTATCAAAGATGGCATAAGATACATATCAGAGCCTGCATAAATCTTTCGAGCAAGCTCTTCGCTGTAGCATATGTTTGCTGAAACCTTTGAAGGGTATGCTGAAGCAAAATATTTCAGCATCTGTTCATAGTGGTAGTCCCCGGCTCCCAGAACAACAAGCTGAATGGGTAGCGTCAGGATTTTGTTTATTATTCTCTCTATCAGCTCTATTCCCTTTTCCTTTGTAAGTCTTGTAACCATGCCGATTAAAGAAACATCATCGCAGACAGGTAAGTTCAGCATTTGCTGCAGCTTGAATTTGTTTTCCTTTTTTCTGCTCTCAAATGTATTGGCATCGTAGTTTACAAATATAAATTTATCTGTTGCTGGATTGTAAACCTCATAGTCAATCCCATTGACAATGCCTGTTAATTTGTCTCCTATTCCGGATAAAAGACCGTGCAAACCTTCACCGTGGGAATGTGTTCTAATCTCACTGGCATATGTTCTGCTCACTGTTACAACCCTGTCTGCAAAAATGATACCGCCTTTTAAAAATGAGATTGCATCATAGAACTTGAGTTTATTTTCGTCAAAGTATTCGTCTGGCAAAGAGAGCAGATCATACATGACCTCTTTCGGGAATACACCCTGGTATTTAAGATTGTGTATGGTAAGTATAGTTTTTATTTTCTGATGCTTTTGGGAATGTCCATAATGAGCTTTTAGCAGCACTGGAATTATACTTGTGTGCCAGTCATTTACATGGATTATATCCACATCAAAGTCAAGATGGTAGATAGCTTCACAGATTGCTCTTGAGAAGAAAGAAAATCTTTCTCCGTCATCGTAATAGCCGTAATACCCGGGTCTTTTGAAATAGTACTCATTGTCCACAAAGTAAAAATGAACACCATCAAAATTAAGATATTCAATACCGCAGTACTGGTTTCGCCATCCCACCGGGACTGTGAAGTGACAGAGATGTTTCATCTTTGTTGTATAATCAGCCGGGATATCACCGTACTTTGGCATTATCACCCTTATGTCAATTCCAAGCTTTCTCAAAGCTTTTGGAAGAGCATATGCCACATCTGCAAGTCCACCTGTTTTTGCAAACGGGAAAGCCTCTGATACGGCAAAGAGTATATTCATAACCTTTTCACCTCTTTTAAAAGATTCAGACATACTTCACTCTGTTTTTCCATCACAAGAGGGTTTTTATTATGTCCTATCAGGGTTGCGTTTGAATCAATCACAACGTTTTTGTCAAGAATTACGTTTTTCAAAACAGCCCCATTTTTGATAACACACTTTGAAAATATTATGCTGTTTTCAACAACCGCATCCTTCTCAATTACAACCCCGCGTGAGATTATACTATTTTTCACCTTTCCTTCAATTAAGCAACCATTTGAAATGAAAGAATTTTCAACCTCGCATGTAGAAAAATATCGGGTTGGTGGTGAGTCGTTGGATTTTGTGTAAACTGGTCTTTCTTTTGAAAATAGTTCCTGCTGGATATCTACATTTAGCATGTCCATGGATACCTTGAAATATGATGATATTGAGTTGATACAGCCCACATACCCTTTGAACTCATAGGCATTTACATTCATATTCTGGACATTTTTGTAGACAAAGTCTCTGAAAGAGCCGCAGTTGCCATTTTCAAGGCAGCCGAGTATACATTCAATCAAGAATTCCTTGCTGAGCAGGAACATATCCAAAGAAACATTGACAAATGCACGCCTTCCGATATTCTTTCCAACCCCAATAACTTTAGAATCTTCATCCAGAATCAGGGTTGGCGCATCTAAGAAAAGATCATCTTCATTGTTCACCTTTTTGTAAACAACTGTAATATCGGCATTTGATTCTTCATGGCAGCGTGCAACCTCTTCAAAGTCAATATTGCAGATCATGTGCGATTGAGTGAATATTACCATTTCTTTTTTGCTGCGAAGTAAAAATTCCATATTACTCTTCAAAAGCTTTATGTCACTTATTGAAGGTGGCTCATAGGAGTAGTTAAATATATACAGTCCATCAACCTTGCGGTTTAGATCCCATGGCTTGCCTGTTCCCACATGGTCAATAAGTGATCGTGACTTTGCTGGTGCAAGAATGCCAACATTTGTAACACCTGCGTTGACAAGGTTTGAAAGAGTAAAGTCAATCACTCTGTATCTTCCGAAAATAGGAATTGAAGCCAGTGGTCTTGTTGCAGTTAAACTTTTTAACTTGCTATCATTTTCTGTAAGGCTGACAATGCCAAGGTAATTTGTAAGCATATTAATCTCCCCCAATGATTTTATTCCAGGATCATATTTGAACTTTGCTTTTTATTTTCAGGAACAACAGCAATTTTCCCCGGTTTTCCTCTCACAATGCAACCTTTTAAAACCTTTGCTCCGGAGCATATGATTGCATTTTCAACAACTGCGTCATCTTCAATAAAGCTGTTGCTGAGAATTACCGAGTTGATAACTTTTGCGTTTTTACCAACATATACATTGTAGGACAGAACCGAGTTATACACCTCACCCCAGATGCTGCAACCCTCAACTATCATTGATTTTTTCACATTTGCACCCGGTGCTATGTACTGGGGAGGATACGCGATTGATGAAGTGTATATCTTGTACTCATCATTGTAAAGGTCCAGGTAGCAGCCGGGAGCATCTACGGGGCAGCTTTCATTCAAAAGGTCCATGTTTGCCTCCCAGTATGACTCAACTGTTCCGACATCCTTCCAGTAGCCTCTGAAAGGATACGCAAACATCCTTTCGCCAGCTTTTAACATCTTTGGGATAATATTTTTGCCAAAGTCATGTGCAGAGCTTTCATCTTTTGCATCTTCTTTTAGATATTTTTTAAGTTTTTCCCAGTTGAAAATATAAATTCCCATAGATGCAAGGTTATTTTTTGGATGTTTTGGCTTTTCTTCAAATTCATAAATTCTATTATCTTCATTTGTGTTCATGATACCAAACCTTGAGGCTTCTTGTATGGGCACCTCGATACATGCAATTGTCACATCAGCCTTTTTCTCTTTGTGAAATTTGAACATATCCTGATAGTTCATGGTATAGATGTGGTCGCCTGAGAGCACCAGAAGATACTCCGGTGAAAAAAGCTCAACAAAATTCATGTTCTGGTAGATTGCATCTGCAGTTCCTTTGTACCAGTTTCCTCCACTGTCGTTTGTATGAGGAGGCAGGATGTAAACACCACCTTTGCTTCTGTCAAGGTCCCATGCCGTCCCGATTCCGATGTGACAGTGCAGAGTAAATGGCTGATACTGTGTCAGAACACCAACAACGTCAATGGATGAGTTTGTACAGTTGCTGAGTGTAAAATCTATTATTCTGTACTTTCCTCCAAACTCCACAGCCGGCTTTGCATTGGTCTTTGTAAGTTCTTTTAATCTGCTTCCCTGACCACCTGCCAGGACCATTGCTATTATTTCACGCTTTAAGCCGTTCATACTGGAAAATCACCTCTTTACTAATTGACAGTTTAAAAATCAGAATTTTTTTGGTTTGTTTCTTGAAAAATCTCAATCGGTTTGAATATAAGGCACGAAAGAGCAGGGAGTCTAAATTCAATGCACTGCTCATAGCCGTGCCATGTCTCATCCTGAGTTTTCAATTTTTCCGGGTTTAATATATTATTACCCCCAAATTCAGCTTTATCACTGTTAAAAACTTCTAAATACAAACCTTTTCTGGGCACACCAATTTTATAACTTTCATATGAAGCAAGTCCAAAGTTACAAATTACAACAAGAAAATCATCGGGGTCTTTTGAGAATCTCACATATGAAATGACACTCTGCTGCCAGTTATGAACATCTATCCATCTAAAACCCTCCATTTTATGGTCAAGCTCCCAAAGGGCTTTGTTTTCCAAATAGAATCTGTTTAAGCTTTTAACATAGTGTTGAAGCATTCTGTGCATGGGATAGTCCAGCAAAAGCCAGTCCAAAGATGCGTAAAATCTCCATTCTATGAACTGACCGAACTCACCACCCATGAAAAGAAGTTTTTTGCCCGGGTGTGTGTACATATACCCGTAAAGAAGCCTTAAATTTGCAAACTTCTGATTGTAGTCCCCCGGCATTTTGTCAAGAAGTGATTTTTTTCCGTGCACAACCTCATCGTGCGAAAATGGCAGGATGAAATTCTCTGAAAATGCATACATAATAGAAAATGTCAGAAGGTTGTGATGATGTTTTCTTTCATCCGGATGGAATTTCATGTATTTTAGAGTGTCATTCATCCACCCCATATTCCACTTATAGTTGAATCCCAGACCACCATCATGGGTTGGATATGTAACAAGCGGAAAGGCAGTAGATTCTTCAGCAATCATCAGAACATTTGGATATTTTGAAAATATTGCTTTGTTCAGTTTTTTGATAAACTCTATTCCTTCCAAATTCTCATGTCCACCATACCTGTTTTTTTGATTGTTGTTCATGTAAATTATGTGCGAGACTGCATCAACCCTTATTCCGTCAATGTGATACACATCAAACCAGAACATTGCACTTGAGATTAAAAAACTTTGTACCTGAGGTTTTGAGTAGTCAAATGTGGCTGTGCCCCATGTATAGTTTTCTCTCAAAAGCTCATCTTCATATTCGTACAGAAATGTCCCGTCAAACCTGTAAAGCCCGTGTTCGTCCTTGCAAAAGTGGGCAGGCACCCAGTCCACAATCACACCAATTCCATTTTGATGCATAAAATCCACAAAGTACATAACATCCTCGGGTGTTCCATATCGCGATGTCACAGAAAAGTATCCAGTTGGCTGGTATCCCCATGACATGTCAAGAGGATGTTCCAGAACCGGCAAAAGCTCAATGTGTGTATAGTTCATTTCTTTGAGATAATCAACAAGCATATGGGCAAGTTCGCGGTAGTTATAAAATTCTCCTGCCTGTTCTATAGTGCCATCCTTTTTCATCTTCCATGATGCAAGATGCACCTCATATATGTTGATAGGTTTGTCATAAGGAGGTGTGGTTTTCCTTTTTTCCATCCACTCTTTGTCGTGCCATTCGTAGTCCGGAATGTTTTTGACAATCGATGCTGTGTTGGGTCGAAGTTCGGAGTATATTGCATAGGGGTCTGCTTTTAAAACTCTCTTTCCATCAGCACCTATTATTTCATATTTGTAAAGCTCACCTTCCATAAGCCCTTCAACAAACAGCCACCAGAACCCGCTGCCATATACCCTCATCATTTTGTGATTTTCGCCACGCCAGTTATTGAAATCACCCACAACAGATACACTTTTAGCATTCGGTGCCCAGACACAAAAAATGGTTCCAAGCTTTCCTCTGTAATTTACAACCCTGCTTCCCAAGAATTTGTAACTTTCAAAATGCTCGCCTGCTTCAAATTTTTTGATATCAGATAAGTATATTGTAGAATTAACTCTTTTAATCATTTATACAATACCTCCGGGAGTTGAGATTTGATATGTGAGAATTAAATTTGCACAAAACCAAAAAAAATTTAAACACAAATTCAAATAGTAAAACTGCAAAAAATATATTGTTATTGATTATAAAAAAAGTACAAAACACAATTTGATTATAACATTAATGTAAAATTAAAGCAATAAGAAATTTCTTTCCTGTATAATTATTTACCCGTTATTGTAAAAAGGATAAACATGATATAATTATTTTTAAGTGAAACTTAAAACTAATTATAATTGAGAGGGAAACTTGTATGGACGAATGTCTTCACAAAGGGCATAGAGAAAGGATAAAAAGGAGATTTGTTGAGCAGGGTCTTGATGGATTTGAAGATCATCAGGTTTTGGAGCTTTTATTGTTTTTCAGCATTCCTAGAAAAGACACAAATGAGATAGCACACAGGTTAATTTCTACCTTTGGAAGTATTTCGAATGTATTTGAAGCTCATCCAGAAGAACTTCAAAAGGTAGAGGGAGTTGGAGAAAACTCTGCCATTTTAATCTCTCTTATATCCCAGATAGCAAGAAGATACCTTGCCGATAAGGCAAAAAAGACCTTTCAGCTTAAAAATGTAGAAGTGGCAGCGGAGTACATAAAAAGTCTGTTTGTGGGAAGAAAAAACGAGGTATTCTATGTGATATGCTTGGATACCCAGCTAAATGTTATTCATTCTGTGCCGCTTTTTGAAGGAACAGTAAAAGAAGCTGTTGTGTACCCAAGAAAGGTTGTAGAGTGTGTTATACGCTACAGTGCAAGCAGTGTGATTTTAGCTCACAATCACCCGGGCGGTTCTGTAAAGCCTTCCATGGATGATATCAGAACAACTCAAAAGATTGTAAATGCTCTTTCAACCATAGATGTTGCTGTAAACGACCATTTTATTGTGGCAAAAGATAAATACTACAGCTTTGCTCAAAATGGAATGCTTCCACAGCCACAGGTTTAAAATGAGGGCTTGGACATTTAATCATTAAAAAAGCAAACCCTCAATATAGTTAAAAATTACTTTTAAACCTTTTTGAGGGTTTGCTAGGCTATTTGTTTTGCATAAATTAACTTACAGGTTAAATTTCATTAATATTCCTCATCAAGTTTGCCATCTCAAGTGCAGAAAGTCCTGCATCAAAGCCTTTGTTACCTGCCTTTGTGCCAGATCTTTCGATTGCCTGGTCGACTGTGTCACATGTCAGAACGCCAAAGATTACAGGTATCTCCTGCTCCAAAGATACATTTGCAACACCTTTTGAAACCTCAGCACTCACATATTCAAAATGGGGAGTTGCCCCACGAATAACTGCACCAAGTGCAATTATTGCACTGTATTTTTTGGACTTTGCAAGCTTTTTAGCGGCAAGAGGTATTTCAAAGGCGCCGGGGACATAGAAAACTTCAATGTCCTCATCCAGAACACCATGACGCTTCAGTGCATCCAAACACCCTTTCAGTAGCTCATCTGTTATGAATGAGTTGAACCTTGAAACTACAACCGCAAATTTCAAGCCCTCACCGTGATAGCTTCCTTCATAGATTTTCAACCTTATCAACTCCTTTTACACCGATTTTATGTCCTTTCTTTGTTATCTTTGAGTATATATAGTTTTTGTTATAAATGTTAAGTTTAATGGGAATATTTATCTGATTAACAACTTCAATCCCTGCCTCACTTAATGAAGAGATTTTTTCAGGGTTGGAAGTTGCCAGATTGATTTTTGTTATACCAAAGTATTTCAATATTTGGATGGCATCAAAGTAATCTCTCAGGTCATCTTCAAATCCCAGGATGTTATTTGCTTCATAGGTATCAAAGCCCTGTTCCTGCAAGGAGTAAGCCCTGATTTTATTTGCAAACCCTATTCCTCGTCCTTCCTGGTCAAGATATATAAGCATACAGTTTTTGTTGCCTGCCATATACTCCATGAAAAACTCAAGTTGCTGGTGACAGTCACAGCGGAGTGAATGAAATATATCCCCTGTCCTGCAGCTTGAATGAATTCTCACATTTACAATACCACCCGGGTTAAAACTTTTGTTTACAACTACTGCATGTTCTTTTTGTGTATAGGGGTTTTTAAAAGCAAAAATTTTAAAATGGCCGTATTCTGTTGGAAGGTCTGCTTCAGCTTCCTTTGTAATTACAATTTTGCTCAGCAAAATATACTTTTCAATTTCTTCAATTGTGGTTACAGGGATGTCAAATCTTTTTGCAAGATCCTTTACATACTCTTTATTATGACTGTCACCATTTTCGTCCAGAATCTCTATCATCAAAGCTGCCGGAAAAAGCTCTGAAAGCTTGCAAAGATCAATAGCCGCCTCTGTATGTCCTTTTCTTTCCAGAACTCCACCTTCTTTTGCAACAACAGGGCTCACATGTCCGGGGGTTTTGAAATCGGAAGGCAGTGAAAAGGGGTTTGCAAGCTCCTTTACAGTTTTGCTTCTTTCCTCTGCGCTGATACCCGTTTTTGTATCTTTGTGATCCACTGTTACAGTGAAAGTGCAGGAGTTCTGGATGTTATATGGTACGTACAAATTCAGGCGCTTTTGCACATCCGGGTTTATCGCAACGCAAAACATTCCCCTCGCATAGTTCAGTGTGAAACTTACCTTTTGCGGTGTTGAAAATTGTGCCGGCAAAATCAAATCTGCCTCATCTTCTCGTTTTTTGCTGTCAAATACAATAACAAAGTCGCCTCTTTTGAGTCTTTCAATAATTTCTTTCAATCTTTATCACCTCAAATTCTCTTTCACAATCTTTGCAATGTAATCAAACTCGATGTTCACAAAATCACCTGCTTTTTTAAAGCTTAGCGTTGTATTTTGAATAGTGTGAGGTATTAAAGAGATAGTAAAATATGTGTCAAAGACATCGACAACTGTGAGAGAAATTCCATCAATTGCAATTGATCCTTTTCTTACAACAAGCCCTTTAAAATTCTCATAAGGCTTTATTCCAATTATTTGGGACTTTCCCTGAATCTTTTGCAGATATATTGACCCAATACAATCAACATGCCCCAGGACAATATGCCCGCCAATTCTGTCGCAGAGTCTCATTGCGCTCTGGAGGTTTACATACATTCCTTCTTTTAAAAACCTGAGAGTTGTTCTGTTCATTGTTTCAGGCGAGATATCAAATTCAAACCTGTTTTCAAGGATATTTGTTATAGTCAAACACACGCCATCGATTGCAATGCTATCTCCAATGCTGCCGGTTATCTTTTTTGTCTCCACTTTCAGCTTTACAATGTCACCGAGTTTTTTAAGTTCTACAACTTTTCCAATCTCTTCTACAATGCCACTAAACATAACTGATATCTCCTTCAATTAGAGTGCTGTTTTTAAACCGGGTAATCTTGACATTGGAAAGTTTGGGATAAGAATTCAGAAAACCTTCACCATCAACACTGGTTTTTGTGGCTTTGCCTCCTATGAAAGTGTGGAAAACAAAGGAATACCAGTAATCAGCAAGTCCTTCTTTCAGGAGGGAAAAATTCAGATTACCACCGCCCTCAACCAGAATGGAGGCAATTTTTTCTTTTGCAAGTTTTGAAAGAGCATCTCTGAGGTCCATTCCATTTTCACTTTCATCTGCTTCAATAAGTTTTATACCGCTCTGGGAAAGAATTTTTATCTTTTCCTCATTCTTCTTGGAATACACAACAAAGGTTTGATAATCCTTTGCTGTCTCAACAATTTTAGAATTAGTTGGTATTTTCAGATTTGTGTCAATGACAACTCTTGCAGGCTGTCTTATTATTTTCCCAAAGCGTGCGTTTAGCATGGGGTTGTCAGTAATTACTGTGTTTGCAGAAACCAGGACCGCCATGTACTTTTGACGCAGAAGGTGAACAAAATCATTTTCTTCTT
The Caldicellulosiruptor morganii DNA segment above includes these coding regions:
- a CDS encoding glucose-1-phosphate adenylyltransferase, with product MNGLKREIIAMVLAGGQGSRLKELTKTNAKPAVEFGGKYRIIDFTLSNCTNSSIDVVGVLTQYQPFTLHCHIGIGTAWDLDRSKGGVYILPPHTNDSGGNWYKGTADAIYQNMNFVELFSPEYLLVLSGDHIYTMNYQDMFKFHKEKKADVTIACIEVPIQEASRFGIMNTNEDNRIYEFEEKPKHPKNNLASMGIYIFNWEKLKKYLKEDAKDESSAHDFGKNIIPKMLKAGERMFAYPFRGYWKDVGTVESYWEANMDLLNESCPVDAPGCYLDLYNDEYKIYTSSIAYPPQYIAPGANVKKSMIVEGCSIWGEVYNSVLSYNVYVGKNAKVINSVILSNSFIEDDAVVENAIICSGAKVLKGCIVRGKPGKIAVVPENKKQSSNMILE
- the glgA gene encoding glycogen synthase GlgA, coding for MNILFAVSEAFPFAKTGGLADVAYALPKALRKLGIDIRVIMPKYGDIPADYTTKMKHLCHFTVPVGWRNQYCGIEYLNFDGVHFYFVDNEYYFKRPGYYGYYDDGERFSFFSRAICEAIYHLDFDVDIIHVNDWHTSIIPVLLKAHYGHSQKHQKIKTILTIHNLKYQGVFPKEVMYDLLSLPDEYFDENKLKFYDAISFLKGGIIFADRVVTVSRTYASEIRTHSHGEGLHGLLSGIGDKLTGIVNGIDYEVYNPATDKFIFVNYDANTFESRKKENKFKLQQMLNLPVCDDVSLIGMVTRLTKEKGIELIERIINKILTLPIQLVVLGAGDYHYEQMLKYFASAYPSKVSANICYSEELARKIYAGSDMYLMPSLIEPCGISQLIAMRYGSIPIVRETGGLKDTVKPYNQFTGEGWGFSFANYDPAELFAIIKYALSIYSDKAQWRAIVHQAMTQDNSWNTSAAEYKRVYEQLLK
- the radC gene encoding RadC family protein, giving the protein MDECLHKGHRERIKRRFVEQGLDGFEDHQVLELLLFFSIPRKDTNEIAHRLISTFGSISNVFEAHPEELQKVEGVGENSAILISLISQIARRYLADKAKKTFQLKNVEVAAEYIKSLFVGRKNEVFYVICLDTQLNVIHSVPLFEGTVKEAVVYPRKVVECVIRYSASSVILAHNHPGGSVKPSMDDIRTTQKIVNALSTIDVAVNDHFIVAKDKYYSFAQNGMLPQPQV
- the glgB gene encoding 1,4-alpha-glucan branching protein GlgB; amino-acid sequence: MIKRVNSTIYLSDIKKFEAGEHFESYKFLGSRVVNYRGKLGTIFCVWAPNAKSVSVVGDFNNWRGENHKMMRVYGSGFWWLFVEGLMEGELYKYEIIGADGKRVLKADPYAIYSELRPNTASIVKNIPDYEWHDKEWMEKRKTTPPYDKPINIYEVHLASWKMKKDGTIEQAGEFYNYRELAHMLVDYLKEMNYTHIELLPVLEHPLDMSWGYQPTGYFSVTSRYGTPEDVMYFVDFMHQNGIGVIVDWVPAHFCKDEHGLYRFDGTFLYEYEDELLRENYTWGTATFDYSKPQVQSFLISSAMFWFDVYHIDGIRVDAVSHIIYMNNNQKNRYGGHENLEGIEFIKKLNKAIFSKYPNVLMIAEESTAFPLVTYPTHDGGLGFNYKWNMGWMNDTLKYMKFHPDERKHHHNLLTFSIMYAFSENFILPFSHDEVVHGKKSLLDKMPGDYNQKFANLRLLYGYMYTHPGKKLLFMGGEFGQFIEWRFYASLDWLLLDYPMHRMLQHYVKSLNRFYLENKALWELDHKMEGFRWIDVHNWQQSVISYVRFSKDPDDFLVVICNFGLASYESYKIGVPRKGLYLEVFNSDKAEFGGNNILNPEKLKTQDETWHGYEQCIEFRLPALSCLIFKPIEIFQETNQKNSDF
- the glgD gene encoding glucose-1-phosphate adenylyltransferase subunit GlgD gives rise to the protein MLTNYLGIVSLTENDSKLKSLTATRPLASIPIFGRYRVIDFTLSNLVNAGVTNVGILAPAKSRSLIDHVGTGKPWDLNRKVDGLYIFNYSYEPPSISDIKLLKSNMEFLLRSKKEMVIFTQSHMICNIDFEEVARCHEESNADITVVYKKVNNEDDLFLDAPTLILDEDSKVIGVGKNIGRRAFVNVSLDMFLLSKEFLIECILGCLENGNCGSFRDFVYKNVQNMNVNAYEFKGYVGCINSISSYFKVSMDMLNVDIQQELFSKERPVYTKSNDSPPTRYFSTCEVENSFISNGCLIEGKVKNSIISRGVVIEKDAVVENSIIFSKCVIKNGAVLKNVILDKNVVIDSNATLIGHNKNPLVMEKQSEVCLNLLKEVKRL
- the ribH gene encoding 6,7-dimethyl-8-ribityllumazine synthase, whose protein sequence is MKIYEGSYHGEGLKFAVVVSRFNSFITDELLKGCLDALKRHGVLDEDIEVFYVPGAFEIPLAAKKLAKSKKYSAIIALGAVIRGATPHFEYVSAEVSKGVANVSLEQEIPVIFGVLTCDTVDQAIERSGTKAGNKGFDAGLSALEMANLMRNINEI
- a CDS encoding riboflavin synthase, with product MFSGIVEEIGKVVELKKLGDIVKLKVETKKITGSIGDSIAIDGVCLTITNILENRFEFDISPETMNRTTLRFLKEGMYVNLQSAMRLCDRIGGHIVLGHVDCIGSIYLQKIQGKSQIIGIKPYENFKGLVVRKGSIAIDGISLTVVDVFDTYFTISLIPHTIQNTTLSFKKAGDFVNIEFDYIAKIVKENLR
- the ribB gene encoding 3,4-dihydroxy-2-butanone-4-phosphate synthase codes for the protein MKEIIERLKRGDFVIVFDSKKREDEADLILPAQFSTPQKVSFTLNYARGMFCVAINPDVQKRLNLYVPYNIQNSCTFTVTVDHKDTKTGISAEERSKTVKELANPFSLPSDFKTPGHVSPVVAKEGGVLERKGHTEAAIDLCKLSELFPAALMIEILDENGDSHNKEYVKDLAKRFDIPVTTIEEIEKYILLSKIVITKEAEADLPTEYGHFKIFAFKNPYTQKEHAVVVNKSFNPGGIVNVRIHSSCRTGDIFHSLRCDCHQQLEFFMEYMAGNKNCMLIYLDQEGRGIGFANKIRAYSLQEQGFDTYEANNILGFEDDLRDYFDAIQILKYFGITKINLATSNPEKISSLSEAGIEVVNQINIPIKLNIYNKNYIYSKITKKGHKIGVKGVDKVENL
- the ribD gene encoding bifunctional diaminohydroxyphosphoribosylaminopyrimidine deaminase/5-amino-6-(5-phosphoribosylamino)uracil reductase RibD; the encoded protein is MRCLSHSYYMNVALELAKQGEYFVLPNPRVGCVIVKNGTIIGRGFHQRYGDRHAEVLAIEDAIKNGYSLKNATMYVTLEPCSHYGKQPPCTEAIVRSGIKKVVVATKDPNPLVNGKGIARLKSAGIEVIVGILENEAILLNKDFFKFIKTNLPYIAVKVAQSLDGKIASPGGERFSFNTEEENDFVHLLRQKYMAVLVSANTVITDNPMLNARFGKIIRQPARVVIDTNLKIPTNSKIVETAKDYQTFVVYSKKNEEKIKILSQSGIKLIEADESENGMDLRDALSKLAKEKIASILVEGGGNLNFSLLKEGLADYWYSFVFHTFIGGKATKTSVDGEGFLNSYPKLSNVKITRFKNSTLIEGDISYV